In Calliopsis andreniformis isolate RMS-2024a chromosome 6, iyCalAndr_principal, whole genome shotgun sequence, the genomic window GTAGCTCTTGAATCATCTGATTAAAACAAGAGCGAAATCTTGCAACAGTTGACTGAGGAACTAGCTTATGTATAGTTCTCCTAATGATTACTTTCTTTCTGTTATAAATGACTCCTTTTCTTAGAAAGGATACATGGTGGTTCCTACCATATAGTTATATTCATAACATCATAGTCACTGCATTCTGTGTTGAAAGAATGCAGTTCCAATGTTCGTTAAAAcatttttgttttttaaatgaTATTGTTAAAGAGTACTTAAAAAAAAGTATTACGATTTGAATTATTTAAGAACTTTGTAATTGCATTTGTTTTTTGTTTCAATAATGTGACTTTTTTATCAGAAATATACCTAGATTTTCATCTTCcaagataaaatacgataaatagtaAAACTATTTATTTCTCAATAAAAACTAATATTGAATAGATAGTTCTAATACTAGAAATCGGTACTGATAATAAATATACTAATCATGATTTATGTATGTTGCTATGTGATATTCTTTCACTTTGCGTATTCTAAAATAAACGTCGATAAGCAACCACCTCGtaacaaaaataagaaaaaaaatataaacgttatataaatttaaagtgagcaaaaatattaattacaatATAATTCATTGCTTGGTAtgaaaacattgtgagagtaatatacgtatcaatatttttttattcttctgcagtGTTTTACAAGAGTCGTATACGCTGCAAAATACTGCCAATATACTTTGGCCACTGAAGCTTCAAAATGTGTTTTACAATAACAATTTGTACATACTCCCTAAATAATCCAAGTAATTTAAACTGCTAAATTCTTAgtaatgtgtatatatatatatacacattacTATTTGAAACAATGACGAAAACATATTTTTAGATGTATACTTTTATTTTGTCTAGTTAATTCAGCAATTATTGTTAATTTAGTCTATCAAGTCGAACAGATATTTAATGACTATACTATGGCAATGTTATTTTTACTATGGTATCTAACTGAAATTAGATAttcctttttttgtattttatctgtCTGCTAGGTTTGTTTTACTATGTGATCATAGATAAGATATCTTGaataaatagatttttatacTTCAACGTATCAGGACatgtattttttaatacttataaaaaattaatttagataCTAAAATAACTGAACAAGTGAGCacgtaaatatttatttaaaattgtataattttattgtaaaattttatttatcCAAGATGTTTAAACTTATTCACAAATATGATAAATgcttatatataataataatatagaaTAATATGTAGAAGGTACTGTCAAAATGAAGCATGTGTTTGTCATTATCTATAAATTTGCCAAAACTGTACATATTATGTACCTACACAGTATACCATTAAAAATCagaaaaattcatatttttatttataagagaatctGAGACACTTTACATTTTTTAGATAATTCACTAAACTCTGTAGGATGAGAAGTTCTAGAAAGACTTATAATTTTCTTCAATTATAAACaatattgtataaattgaattaaaTTGGAATACATGTTATACATGTTATAATACTCAGTTTTTATATTAGaccaaataaattataaaacaaACTTTATTATACCTTTAATCATTATTAGCACGTATTAACGTAAGTTTTAATTATCTCTTAAAAACATAGATATCTGTCACCTCAGTTGTATTATCTCAAATTAATAAAGCAATAAagttattaatttaatttaaaaaatgtgaaagGAGACGactttaatatttcaaatacacTAGTTAAACATTTCCCAatctaaatatataaaaattgcgTTTAGCACGTATCTTCGTAAATCGTTTATATAAAACCATTTCAGATAGATATATCTAATTATACTGTCTACCGTGTTCTCGTAAATTTACCGATAGAGATTACCGATACAATAACGTGCTGTCGCGGTTCGGTCTGTTTTGAAACTGTCACATATGTTGCGCGTCATGCGCACGCAAACCATGCAGCATGCGCACGAGACGACGCGCGACGTCTGTATGCGGTCGCTTGCATGCCGCTGCCCATATAAGGTAATTTCCCCACATCCCTCACGATGATTGGCTCCTATGACCGGCAGCTCACGTCGATGATTAATTCTCACAAATGACATGTCATTGCTACTTGAATCGATCCAACAGTCATCCCAATCTATTCTAAGAATCCTCCCTATAATCTTATTCTTAACTTAATTAATCAGAAACCCGTATTCTAGTCGAAATTAAAAGCCAGGCGAGCGACCGGCACGACCGCATCGCACAACGCTTGCGCACTGAACCGATCCTACCGGCTCGAAATTAAAATTCTCTTTCACGCGAGTTTAAATCGTCCGTCTCTAGTAAAAAGGCTGGGAACAACGTAGTAGACGTTCCGCTAGACGATTTCATCGTGGAAAGCGTACGTAAATTCGATCGCGAATTTTTTCGTTAGTCAGAAGCCGGCCAATCAAGACAGTGTTAATGTGAAGTGCGCGCGCGCAGGCGTAGGGATACAGGATTCGCGGAAAGCTGGCTGAGAGAGGAGCCTCCCTTCCCGTTCGTTCCGTTCGTTCCGTTCGTTCGTGAGCCGCGACCCCCGCGACTGGACACACTGCGCCTATCCAGTTCCAACCAGAACCGAGGCTCTCGTGAAAGTGTAGGTTAAAAGTGCTTGTTTACGTGACTCTTCTCACCGGCTACGGCATCACGAAATGGTAAATATCACACTGTGCATGCATCCGTCTTCTGAAAAATGTCAACGATCCTGGGGGAACCGGTACGGGATATGGGTTACTTTGTGGTTATGGCCGAAGCAGACGCGCCGGTCGCCATTTCTGTCCCGGCAATACGGCCGCGAGAACGATCGCTTTCCTCTCTCGCGGCCACACCGATCCATCGATTCCTCTATTCCGAGCCGCTCCGTTCGGAATCTGTGCTCATCGATTTTTCACATATCTCGACGCACGGTTGAAACAAGAAACGAGAACCGTTTCGAAAACCTCTCACGTAGCTGCATTTTTACGTGCCAATCGCGATTCCTTTGCTTCCAGGAAACGACGATGATTCATTTCCAGTTTCGCGATACGGCAATCAGAGACTCGAGGAACAACTGTGATCGGTGACTGGAGAAAAATCGTTCCATCATCGAAGAGTAGAAACTCCCTGTTGTGTTGTAACGTATCGCGTCGCATGGCAATCGTGTCTTGGCGAATTCTCTTTCTCAGTTGTCGTGGTATTTAATTGCACATGGATTGGGCGAATCCTGAGTCCCCTTGTTTAAGACTACGATGTTGATTACAGTATTTTCGACGAGTAATCTTATTTCGTTCGCGTCACATGTTCTTAGTTCAGTGTGAATCAGTCCAATGCGATTCGAAGGTTTCATGATCATTTCGCGACAGCAAAAATAAGTGCGGCGAATTCTTTTTGGAGGATTTTTATTACCGATTGAGTGGCTTATGAATATTTGTACTCTTTTGTTCCGTGTATTTCGTGTTAATATCATTGAACGCTCCGAAATATGTTCGAATACTGTTATCATCGTGCAGTTTCGTCACGAGTTTGAACACCTTTCAAATTTGCATCGTAATTGCCAAAAATTTATATAACGAACGTAGGTTACGCCAGATCGAAATTTCCTTCCAATTCTTGGACAAGATGTCGAAATATTGAACTATACTATCGATCATCCACTATCCTCTTTCCACTAAATACTGTACGCTTTCGAATTCATTTTATCGCTTGATTTATTTCAAACGTGTACCTTTTGTCTTTGTTAAAGTTTGTCAACTGTGCGCTGTACAAGTGTGAAATAAATTCGTGTGAACGAAGAGTGCGCAATCCGTGATTTATTTGAAGACAGATTTATCACATCGCGAAACAGTTGCCTTCTGCCATTTTCATTTATCAGTGTTATCTATCGACTGCAATTATTTTCGACATAGGGACACCGTTCCGTTTTGCCATTTTGAAGGACGTTAATCGTCCGTAACCGTCGACGATATTCACTTCGAATCGTGCGTGATTTTTCTTCAAAGGTCCCATTtgtatgatcgacgattgacgagTGATTTCTTCTCGTACGCGCGGCGTGTCTGTCGAAGTTCCGGAAGAATTAATTAAGCATAGTCGCGTTCCGTTTCCGGCAAATTGGCGACAGAAACTTAACCATGTGAAACTGGCACAAGTAGTAACTACCGTTCTCCAACTATACTTGAAATATTAACGCCAGTTACCGATACGGACGCTCTGTATCCTTGGTAATGAAGAGCTGGGTTTCCTCGTGAAACTAACCCTCCCTCCCCCCTGTTCTATCTATCTCATTCTAGCCTCGAGGATGACAGTGAACTACAAGAGAAGTTCTGGTAGAGAGGGAAAAATTCAATGAGCCCGTAAGGAGGTCGGTTCTTGCAGGCCAGTGACTCTCAAAGTTCACTGACGCCATCGTAAACGCGGTGAATAAGCGCGGTGATTATCCTCGACATTGCGACGGTCAATCTTGTTTGCTCTTTCTTGCTTGTGCTGTCGTTTGTCCTCCCTTGTTTCACGTTCTGCGTCAAAAAATGCAATCGTCAGGTTCTTTTATCGACTGTTACTCATCCTTTGCGTGTAATCTACTCTGGTGACAGTAGCCGATAATCTGAAACGATTAGGGAGGGCACTCCGCTCGAGGAAGAGAAATGGGTGTAGCCAGGAGCTAGAATCATGAAATATTGAGGAAAAGTAGAGTTTCAGTGTTCATTCACGTGTGACCATCGAAATTTACGCGGATTCGGCTGAGCAACGTGACGTTTTTCAAAAGGTATTTCAGTCGTTTCGAGACAAAGGCCGAACACTGTCGCGGTCTCTTTTTATTAAGCGAGCAGGCGATAGCGCGTAAAGCCATACATGTAAACGACCAGTTTACTTGCCAGTCAAACGACCGACCATGTCGCTCCTCGTCGGTGAATCATCTTCCGTTTGACCTTGTGCCACACACAAGAGACGTttacaacaacgccctagagggagccAAGTCTGGCCCTAACCGGCATCCCCCGTCGTGCCAGAATATCGACCGAGGAATTGCATCCTCCATCCACTGGCTATCCTCCAACCACGTTACACTTTTCGTCCGGACCCTTTTGCACCCCGATCGACCCTTACGCGTTCATTATGCTGGAGCGTAGACAATGCTATGGCCGTTCGTTCAAATGCATTTAGAATATAGCAAGACTACCGATTACTTGAAACTAgtactttatatttttttagGTTAATTACAGAAATACTCAGGTTAATGTTAACAAGGAAAtgtaattgaaaataaatatttctataGTTTTATTTGCAGAGTCAAGAACCCTTTCTGTTCTCGGAACCACCCCACGCATACAGTGTTTCCTCGTTTTAGTTTCGTAGCTCACTAGTGAGTTTATAGTGAGGGATACATTTCTGAGGTTAACTTATGTATAGGCTTACCAAAAATGTGAATGACACTGTCTAACAAGAAGAGCTcgtttatttgaaataatttcaaGATATAAGAGCGACCTCGTAGCAAGGAAATACTGTATGTAAAATCGTTTATTTCGATGAATGATCGAATGTTAGAACGTTCGAAGGCGTGCGAGCTGGCAAACGATCCGCCTTCAACTTTAAATATCGAattacgttttatacgactaaTTTTAGCGGTTTTGCAGTTTCTTGTTTATAACCGTGGAATCTCCGTTTTGTCGCAACATCGTTTCTCGCGGTTCGTTGGAATACGAGTTTCTTTTTTTCTCTCGTGAATTTGAATAAACGCTTTCCCATTCGAAAGCGTTGATCCTAGACGAAAGCTGTTCAAAAATAACTACTATCCCACTTCGAACTTTTCACTCTATGCGTGTCGTGTCGCGCATCCGTAGTGTTACTCCTCCCTCCCCTTTCGTTACTCTCTTTTTCTCCGTTTTGCTTGCTCGCGCGCGCGCGGTTTTTCGCTCTCCCCATTTGCAAAATCTTCGCGCCAGGCATCATGTCATGGCCGTACAGTATTCCCTCGATATAGGTTCATTACTTACTAACAAGCTTACATTTGTCAGAAACCAAATGTTACATACGCGATATCTTGAAATTATTTCAAGTAAACGAGCCTTTCTTATTAGGCACGAGTTATCATGGATAGTTAACCCCAGAAATGTAGAGATATACGAGTTAACCTCAAAAATGTATCCCTCGCTATGAATTCATTAGTGAGCTGTGAGTCTATAACGAGCAGACCCTGCATAGCGTAAGGCATGTTTTTGAGGTTAACTCGTGCTCGTGGTATCCCACATTAGTCTTACCCAAATTGTAAGCGAGATTGAATGACAGTACAAGTTTTCAGCACTTAATAATTTCAGGCTGTATCGACTGTAACAAGGAAATATCGTATTTCATCAATTTCCACAAAGTGGAAGAAACACGAGCAGTCAGACAGGGGAGCTTTCTTCGTGTACCGTGTGGCACGTGCCCCGCGGGTAAGGGGATAACTTTAGAAATGGATGTCGGGGATCTCTTTTAGCGTCGGAGTCGTGCGTGGGAAGACTTTATTTCGGTACGAGTCCCCCCACGTTTGCCCGCGAAATAAGCTTAAACGGCCAGACTAACACGATGCGTAATACCGATAGCAGCCGATACTGGCACGGCCCTCCTGTTCCTCCTCCTCCCCTTTTCCACCTCGTCAGTCAACGACTGTTCTATCGCAATGCAGAAAGATGTCCGACGCTCGATAATCTCCTCACACGGCACTAAACGAAGGATCCCTGATCGATGAGTGCGCCAGAGTGTGAGGTTGATCGCCGATAGCTTCTAATCTTTGAAAAATGATGCAGAGTATTATTGTCGTTAGCAAATCACGTTTTTATCAACTGCTGCAATTAATTTTGATTGCCTGGCATTTCGATAGGCCCCATTGTAttatttgttattattcgtttgtaaATAAGTTTCCCCCGTTttgaaatataaatgaaaacgCAAGTCTCCTAGTGGTAGCGATAAAGATACAGGTTCTATGAATCGTACTAGGAGCTATAAGTCTTGTCGGCGATATCAGTTTCAACAGGTGCGATTAAGTTTTATAAACAAACTTTTCATCGAGCTATTATGCAACGTTGTGACTCAGTATTACACTTGATTTGTCTTTACGGTGCCGACGAGGATTGCATATCGCTTGAAACCTTCTATTAGTTCTCTCTTCGCGGGGAAGCCAATTCCTTGTATAATAAATGTTTTCTGTACGTGTGACCAACTGTGGAGTGTGCGGCGATTTTATTAATAACCATTACGTTTTTGTTTGTTTAGGCATCCGGAGTAACAGTGGCGGACGTTTGTAAGACAACGTACGAGGAGATTAAAAAGGACAAAAAGCATCGATATGTAATTTTTTACATTAAGGACGAGAAGCAAATTGACGTTGAAGTGATTGGACCCCGCGACGCGGCTTACGATAAGTTCCTCGAAGATTTGCAGAAGGGTGGAAGCGGAGAATGTCGCTACGGCCTCTTCGACTTCGAGTACACCCATCAGTGTCAGGGTACTTCTGAGGTAATACTTCTATTATTTTAATGTTGAATTGTACCTTTCTTTCCTTGAATGTAGATGTTCAAATGGAACTTATTATTTTCCAGGCTTCCAAGAAACAAAAGTTGTTCTTGATGTCGTGGTGTCCTGACACGGCCAAAGTGAAGAAGAAGATGTTGTACTCGAGTTCTTTCGACGCTTTGAAAAAGTCCTTAGTTGGTGTACAAAAGTACATACAGGCAACAGACCTTTCAGAGGCTTCTGAAGAAGCTGTTGAAGAGAAGCTTCGAGCCACCGACAGGAATTAGGAGTATATTTCAGCGAAtccaaaatttattaatattaatgagAAAAATCAAGTGAAAAAAACAATACGCAAATTCCCTTCCCCAGAATAATGCTCTATACCATCGTCGCATCGAAGGTTCACGTTTTTACACATTTTTCACTTTTAAACGGAAACGACTTACCAAGTATTTGCGCTATATGTATTAGTCATTGGGGAGCGTATACATTAGCAGAAAAGAAcgtaaaagaaacaaaaaaatatatataaagaaaaaaaatcacTTTTCATACTGCGAACGTTGTGTGAATCTGTCTGatctaatattaatattatactattattataattataagatACTTGTAAAAGAATAACAGTTTACAACCAGTCAGGCAGTAAGAATGGAAGCATTACACTTTTGTCATCGGCTGTATAATGTTTAAATTAAATTCATTTCATAATGACTTCTCGTGAGATCCCGTTAGTAAGTCCCACATTTTCCTAACGTGTGAAATTCAGTTGTTTGGTTTGttatataaaaaaagaataatagcaattaGTAATATCGTTTGTATATGATAagtcaattaatcgttttatatataaaataaattttgctTCAGTTATTTTCTACAAGTCCTTATATTCAatgtaaatgtaaaaaaaagtaCGTTCCAAATACTTTAACGTAGTATCGACTGTTATATTTCGATTTATGCAGTGAACAATCGCTGTTTTTTGTTGATTATTAAAGTCGATTGTGTAAGATACTTGGCAAATGGTAATATTACAAATTTAGTGTTTATTACCACGTGTGATGAACGATAACTAATAATGTATTAGGTGATTGTTTTGTACGAATGCATATTATATAATTTTACTAAGTCAAAAaaggttctttatttttttgttgtcAAAGCTACGATTTCGATAACCGAgttttatttctattctatACTTTGAGACACCCTACTAAAAATATGCATCCTACTAGAAACTTTTTATCGCATTCATTTTGATTAAAGTAATTTTtcaattctattgagtatcgagaaaatATGGCTTCAAATTTGAAGAATAGAAACCGATAAGATAATATAAGCATGTGCATTAAAAGCATACGTGCAAATGCATTCGTGGCAACACTTACACATGCGCCTTCATTGCAACGCATTCTATTATAGATATATTTATCTTCGTGATATTTTCCATAAGTGAAAAGCTTTGCATAAAACACTACTGTATTTGTAATAtcagtgaaataaaataaattatgccTACCTTGTAAAAATcacatataaaaaataatattcatcGAGTACAGCAATATTATTATCGTATCCATTCTATATACGACGTAGTTTATGGCAAACTGAGTAGAGGACGTGCAGTCAATGTTGATTGATGCTGATTGCCGAAGTGTCAAACAATTAGAAGAAATATCGTAATCCTTACGATAAAAGGATATTACTTTACATAGTTCGATGAAAAAATGTAATCTAATAACACTGTACCACTTTCTATGAATTGTTTTGTCACCAACAAGGTAGTGAAGTATACTTACAATATATTTGTGTGATGACGGTAGTGTAAATAGTGTTGACAGTATAGTGTAACTTATTAATAATCATATAGTAAGACACAGTTTGCAGATACATAAAATGTTATGATATTCTATATAAATATgttaaaatatttacaatttatttgtATCAAGCTCATTTTATGAGTGGTTATTGATAGAATGCAACTTATGAAATGTATACTTAACATGCTGCATGTTAAAACTGCAACATTTTcattatagaaattacaatgACAACACCTATGTGTGAAGATGGTGGCCCTTTAAGAGAATGGGCTCCCCTTGCAACGCTTTTACAGCAAATACCTGCTAAAGTTCAAACTGGACTTTTCACTCACAATATTAGCTTTACCTGCATCGCAGCAGTACCTGAATATATTGCTATTGGAACTAATCATGGATTAGTATATTGGTTTAATAGAGAGAAGCAGGATTTACAGAGGCTTAGATGCGAGgtacataatatttataataaatatctgATTGatggattgttttatatttgtatttatagtgatttctactttccagaatGTTAATTCAAAAATCACATGCATTCAAGCTATATCAACTGTAGATTATATGGTTGCTGTTGGTAGTGAACATGGTGTTGTAACTGTGTTTCAAATACCTAAAGATCCACCAGATTCATTGCCAGATAGCTTAAAACCAAAGCAAAAGAAGCAAGTAGAAAGATACAGTATTAGTGGTTTACACAATAGCTCTGTAACTACAGTTGAATGGTCGAAGAATGGAATGAAATTATTTAGTGGAGATCAGGATGGCCTAGTAGTGCTAACTGAAATTGATTTTTATATGGTATGTGGTGaaaaataaagataaatataattattttgaaattatcATAATCTAATTTCGTTACAAATTTTAATAGCATTTGTCAAAATCATCAGAATTATTGAATGAAAAATATGCTATAGTACAATTAAACTATCAGCAAGGCTTATTGTTGGTTTCAACTACATTACGAACAATATTAGTGAACAGGAATGAGAATGGAAAAGTAACACAAGTTGGTCAAAAAGAACGAAAAACGTTAGTACTAAACTTCTAATGGACAATTCATAATAatgatttataaaaataaaaaaaaaaaaaaaagactaaTGATCGAATGTTTCAGATTAGGAAAATTAGGTGCTATATTTGGTTGTCGGCAAAACTATGGACAAGATTCAACAATCTATGCTAGCAGACCTGGACTACGTTTATGGCAAGCTGATAAAACTGGAACTGTATTAAAAACACTTATTTTTAAGGTACACACTAAAGCAGATTCCTTTAAATTTATTATCatcaattattattattcataaaATGTATTGTTTAGGATGCTATTCGTACTGGGCACACAGAGGTACAACTTCTAAATCCTGCACCAGAAAGTTCTAAAAGAAATCGTGGGGAACCGACGTTTGGTGTTATTTTACCGTTCTGCGACGACTTATTAGTCACGTATAGCGATGATATTATATATGTTGTAAATCCCCAAACTATTGCGATAACGTCTATCGTAACAGATTTACGACGTGTTACCTATGTTGCTTGTACTAAAGATGAAATATTTGTTTTGGAAGGAGAACGGAATATCATACGCATTGCCTATTATCCTGAAAGTAATATGTTTTCATCGggtaaatataataattttttccAATCTTTCCTTCGATTATTTTCCCAGTTTTTAAGAATTACTAAATTTTTAGAAGTAAACAATGTGCCAGATGCATTATCGTCATTTGCAGAAATTAGTAAACCCGTTACTAGTGGTATAttagaattgacttctaagttgaaAGAAAGCGCGATAGTTCCAGCTATACCTTTTCATAAAATTAATCCATCTAATATCATTCAATCTGTGGGGTAAGATATTGAAAGAAAAACATCTGATTTAACTCTTTttaaaaatgtacaaaaattaTTTAAGTAAAATACTGTTTTTTTAGTATTGTACCAGTTGTTACAGCTGATGCTGATGCAATTTCGATTGGACAAGCTGAAGAGGCTGTTGAAATACCATCTGAAACGCCAAATAATTTAAATACTTCGTTAACAGCAGAGAGTAGTACGACAACAGAACAGAGTGATGCTTCTACGAGAAATGTTACTGAACAAAATGAAAAGTACAATGATAGAAGGCAGATATTCCAAAAAATTAGTCAGCAAGAATTTGAAGATGTTGTTTTTACTCCAGAAAGAAAAATTAAGAAATCTCGCAATAGGATAATAAACGGAAATGATAATTGCTCATCGTTGTCTAACTTTAATGACTTAACTACTCTTAATAAAGATAGAATAAATGCTAATGATGCAAAGACTACACATTCTTCTTTACTAACGCTCAGCATCGATAACGATTtgatattgaaaactgatagAAATCTTGAATCAATTCAACGAGATGTTGAAGATAAGGAAAAGCTTCTGGCCGATGTTTTAGATTTCGATTTGTCAAAGTATATGACAAGTAgtcaaattgctaccagtgattcAAATATGTCTCAGTGTGCTGACATAATTACGTGTATCGATTGTAAGATAGATTCCAATGATTCTTTAATGGAAGGACAAGATAATACGCAGAATGAATATAATGAACATAGTGATCATACAGACACCGAATCTGAAGATGAAGACGTTAGTTATCAAACAGAATTAAAAAAACTGGAAGATTTAGGTGAATGTAGACAGAAACTTCTACAAGATAAATTAACTAATCCCCTATTACAGAGTAATTATAGTGACACAAGAAAATCACATACAACAGAAATAGACAGGCATGAACTAGACGTCCAATTTCATAGTAAGTATAAAGAAATTAATATGGTTAATTATTAATAGACGTTTACAGCTGCATAAATATTTAACTTTTCAGTTATATCAAAAGAACCTATGTTGACAACTACACTTGAAGAAGAAGATTGGGTCTTAGTAAAAAATGATATACCTTCAGTTGTGCTGTAAAATCTTATTGTCAGGAAGAATTGtaaattattttacttttaattcaTAGTTCTTAAATGACATGTCCTATGAAGGTGTGCCTTCACTTTATTTCTGCACTTCTAGTTATAATGAATATATTCACAAATGGAGCATAAGCTTTTCTATATGTGCATTTTAACACAT contains:
- the LOC143180039 gene encoding uncharacterized protein LOC143180039 isoform X2, whose product is MRVVSRIRSVTPPSPFVTLFFSVLLARARAVFRSPHLQNLRARHHVMAVQYSLDIGCIDCNKEISYFINFHKVEETRAVRQGSFLRVPCGTCPAGKGITLEMDVGDLF
- the Tsr gene encoding cofilin/actin-depolymerizing factor homolog tsr isoform X2, yielding MASGVTVADVCKTTYEEIKKDKKHRYVIFYIKDEKQIDVEVIGPRDAAYDKFLEDLQKGGSGECRYGLFDFEYTHQCQGTSEASKKQKLFLMSWCPDTAKVKKKMLYSSSFDALKKSLVGVQKYIQATDLSEASEEAVEEKLRATDRN
- the LOC143180039 gene encoding uncharacterized protein LOC143180039 isoform X1, with product MRVVSRIRSVTPPSPFVTLFFSVLLARARAVFRSPHLQNLRARHHVMAVQYSLDIGSLLTNKLTFVRNQMLHTRYLEIISSCIDCNKEISYFINFHKVEETRAVRQGSFLRVPCGTCPAGKGITLEMDVGDLF
- the Tsr gene encoding cofilin/actin-depolymerizing factor homolog tsr isoform X1, with the protein product MFSASGVTVADVCKTTYEEIKKDKKHRYVIFYIKDEKQIDVEVIGPRDAAYDKFLEDLQKGGSGECRYGLFDFEYTHQCQGTSEASKKQKLFLMSWCPDTAKVKKKMLYSSSFDALKKSLVGVQKYIQATDLSEASEEAVEEKLRATDRN
- the LOC143180037 gene encoding uncharacterized protein LOC143180037; its protein translation is MTTPMCEDGGPLREWAPLATLLQQIPAKVQTGLFTHNISFTCIAAVPEYIAIGTNHGLVYWFNREKQDLQRLRCENVNSKITCIQAISTVDYMVAVGSEHGVVTVFQIPKDPPDSLPDSLKPKQKKQVERYSISGLHNSSVTTVEWSKNGMKLFSGDQDGLVVLTEIDFYMHLSKSSELLNEKYAIVQLNYQQGLLLVSTTLRTILVNRNENGKVTQVGQKERKTLGKLGAIFGCRQNYGQDSTIYASRPGLRLWQADKTGTVLKTLIFKDAIRTGHTEVQLLNPAPESSKRNRGEPTFGVILPFCDDLLVTYSDDIIYVVNPQTIAITSIVTDLRRVTYVACTKDEIFVLEGERNIIRIAYYPESNMFSSEVNNVPDALSSFAEISKPVTSGILELTSKLKESAIVPAIPFHKINPSNIIQSVGIVPVVTADADAISIGQAEEAVEIPSETPNNLNTSLTAESSTTTEQSDASTRNVTEQNEKYNDRRQIFQKISQQEFEDVVFTPERKIKKSRNRIINGNDNCSSLSNFNDLTTLNKDRINANDAKTTHSSLLTLSIDNDLILKTDRNLESIQRDVEDKEKLLADVLDFDLSKYMTSSQIATSDSNMSQCADIITCIDCKIDSNDSLMEGQDNTQNEYNEHSDHTDTESEDEDVSYQTELKKLEDLGECRQKLLQDKLTNPLLQSNYSDTRKSHTTEIDRHELDVQFHIISKEPMLTTTLEEEDWVLVKNDIPSVVL